From the genome of Setaria viridis chromosome 1, Setaria_viridis_v4.0, whole genome shotgun sequence:
TGCACGCCACCAGGCCCTTGAGCAGCAGCGACGGCTGCGGCGAGAGCCGCTCCTGCAGGAGGGGCTCCGCGAGCAGCGCGTCGAGCCTCTCGTTCCTGACGTTGGGGAGCACGATGTTCTGCTCCACCGTCAGCCGGAGCTCGCCGGTGCCGTACTCGTCGGCGAGCCGCGCGAGCTCGAACATGTCGGAGGCCTGCAGCCTGCCCACGGGCACGTGCAGGCCCACGTACGACAGGCCTTCCTGCTTCTGCGGGTGCACGCCGAGGTAGTCACGCCGCTCCCACTTGGCGTCGATGAGGTCCTCCGGCGCCGCGCGCTCCAGCACCCCGTTCGGCATCCTCTTCTCCACCTCCGACCGGAACACCTCCATCCCCTGGTTACATTCGTTCATCGTGTCAACGACGAAGGCACTACTAGCATTGAAGAACAACTAACTAACTTAACTATCATCAATTTGAACGAACGAGGCCGGCGGCTTACGAGCTCGTCGATGAGCCACATCATGCGCGTCTTCTGCCGGTTGCCCCTGTTGCCGAGGTCCCGGAACGCCTCGAGGATGGCCTTGCACACCGGGATGATGTCGTCGCCGGGGACCCAGGCGTCGAGCGGCAACGCCTCGCCCCATCTCTTGGGGCTGATGAACCCGCCCACCAGGAGGTTGAAGCCGAACTTGCCGTCCTTGACCGCCGGCATGTACGCCAGGTCGTTGATGTGCGGGTGCTCGTACAGGTCGTGCGACCCGATCACGCACACGTTCCATTTCCTCGGCCTGCAGTTCGTTACATGTCACTCATCGAGGCAGACGAGTATACATGTCTAAGAGTGAAGGTGATCGCCATGAGATGGAGAGACTCACAGGTTGGTGATGGTGGGGTTGCCCTGGGAGTTGTTGGTGATGTAGGAGGAGAGCAGGTTGGTGTAGGGGCGCGTGTCGACGATCTCGTCGGGGTCGATGCCGGCGAGCGGGTTGCCGACGGGGTTGCGGACGTTGTCCATGCCGCTCTGCAGGCTGGTGAGGCCGACGGCGCGGAGGCCCTCGAGGATGGCCGGCACGTCAGGGAGCGTCACCCCGCGGATCTGCCAGTTCTGCCGGGTGGTCACGTCGGCGCACCCGTCCTCGCCGTACGCCTCGATGACGCTCGCTAGGTAACGCGTCTGCTCGCTCGTCGTCACGCCGTTGGGCAGCTTCAGCCGCATCATGAAGCGCCCATCTGCAGTACATGAAAAGGCGGCCGTTAGCGTCACCATTTCGTCGTGGAGTGAACCAGCCCAATCAGAAACACGTCTCTATCCTCTGTAGGACCAATCAAGGAATGGTCCAGGAAAGAACGAATTTGAAACCACTGATTTGGAGATAAAGCAACAACGGAATTGAAAACTCTGCTTCgtgctacttcctccgttccaaattgtaggtcgttctaggtgcatagatattattatgcaggtagatatagtgtatgtctagatgcataataatatctatgaacctagaaaagtcaaaacagcctataatttggaacggagggagtacaaccGTACAGGTATATTCGTGCTCTATATATGGAAAGCCATAAATAAAGTTTATTTTTGCACATTTGACACCAAGGAAATTAAGTTTTACCATTCTACCCAGAAACGAAATtgttccaaaaaagaaaaaggaaaaggaaaaaaaatttgcaGTCGAATCAGGAACCAACAGGTAGCAGGTTTTGAAATAGTAGGCATAGGCACGTTGAGCTGTCAAATAAGGAATGggccacaaggggaaaaaaaattgtgaaaacGCTTCCCAAGCGTTCAGAGTTTGTACGTGGCATTTCGTTTGCCCGGCTGGGATACTTGACCTTTGGCCCTTCAGGTGTATTTTAGCGCGCACGTCCTATAAAGAAATCCCACAGTATACTATTGCAATCACCCACTGGATGCAACCACGAAATATTCTATTGCCTACTCAAAAGTCCAAGCTGAGACCTCTTATTATATTCAATCAAGTCCAAGATGAGCGTTTTAAAAGACAGATATTTTCTGCAGCTACTACATACAAGGCTCCCACGCGCACACGCACACATTTGCGACTTAGGATGCGACCGTAACCATTTTGCAAACACATTTGCTAGATCCCTCTAGCATCTAATACGCATTGATCAGCTGCGAAAAAGGAAAAACTACACGCTTGACTCCCTGTGCTAACATTATGCAGAGCCCCTAGCTTGGAAAGGAAACATCATGCAGATCAAGCCCGAAAGGAACATGAGCACATGGAGATGGTCAGACGGAAGCATCCAGTCTGTGACAATGATTAACATAGATAGACAAGTAAAGAGAGCGCTGCCCAATCACCATCAAGAACAGGTTAAATACGAGCACGAGCTGCTGGTAATTAGCGAGCATTGCACGGGAGTAGCAGAGGGGACGGACGTACACTGGTGCTTGCGGCGGTGGAAGAGGCCAAGCCACTTGAGGCGGACGTCGACGTCGTCCTTGGTGACCTTGGCGGCGTCGATCTCCTCCATGGGGATCTTGGCGAGGTCCTTGATGCCGCCCTCCATGAACAGCCCCATGGGCTCCTTCTCGATCTTCACCTTCTCCTGCGGGTTGAGCCCCGTCCGGTACTTCTCCTTGAGCACCCAGTACCCTCCCACCCGCTCCTCGACCCTCGGCTCCAGCCGCTCCGCGGGGACCTCGCCGGCCGACGgtggggacgacgacggcagggAGACGGCCGCcctggcgcggccggggcgacggcgggacgaggacgacgacgacgcgtgcGCGGAGGGCGGGAGGAAGCGCTGCAGGGACGCGGAGGAGGCCATGGCTGCTGGTGCCTGCAGTGGCGGGGCGGTGTCACTGCTgctgcgtgtgcgtgtgctgtggtggtggtggccatgggTGGCGAGCGTCTGGTTGTTTATGGTGGGGCGGGAGGGGGCGCGCCGCGGCGCTTGTTGGCCCTTGGGGAGTTCAAGAGGGCAAGATGCCGCGCGACATGGCAGCCCCCGGATGCAGAATTACCGGCGTGCCCACGTCCCGCCTGGTACTTTTGGTGGTAAAACCGGCCCCGTTCGCTTGTGTTTTGCCTGTTTTTTGTACGAGCTCTAGCAAACGATGTTCTGcacgtattctagaaaaaaccACCACGTTCTGCTCTTCTGctcgtgttttttttttcatgcgtTTTCATTCTCTTTCATTACAACGGGGCTGGAATTTTTATGTGGTACTCATACTGCCATATGGTTCACATAGCTACCTCCAAAAGCTGCAGACCCGGTTTAGAACTGATCAACATTGCACAGTAACAATATGTACCGCTGACTATCTTATATGCATTTTTGTTTAACAAAAGAAGGCCTGCAACTAGATTTTCTTTAGAGACCGTGCTCATCATATTCAGGTGGAATACACGACCACGAAACCAAGGGGCGAGCAGCTGCCCCGGTTTCAGCCGCCTGCCTGCTTATCGCTGAAGCAGGCAGAAGGAGGCGTCCTTCCATCCCACCCAGACAACCAAGAGCCGGGCAGTTTGGTAACCTCAGCAGCAGGGCAGCCAATGTACGCGGCTAACATGTGGGGGAGGGGCTGACTAGAAAAGGCTCGTGTGCTAGCTACGGTAGCTAGCTAAC
Proteins encoded in this window:
- the LOC117839299 gene encoding ferredoxin--nitrite reductase, chloroplastic, with the protein product MASSASLQRFLPPSAHASSSSSSRRRPGRARAAVSLPSSSPPSAGEVPAERLEPRVEERVGGYWVLKEKYRTGLNPQEKVKIEKEPMGLFMEGGIKDLAKIPMEEIDAAKVTKDDVDVRLKWLGLFHRRKHQYGRFMMRLKLPNGVTTSEQTRYLASVIEAYGEDGCADVTTRQNWQIRGVTLPDVPAILEGLRAVGLTSLQSGMDNVRNPVGNPLAGIDPDEIVDTRPYTNLLSSYITNNSQGNPTITNLPRKWNVCVIGSHDLYEHPHINDLAYMPAVKDGKFGFNLLVGGFISPKRWGEALPLDAWVPGDDIIPVCKAILEAFRDLGNRGNRQKTRMMWLIDELGMEVFRSEVEKRMPNGVLERAAPEDLIDAKWERRDYLGVHPQKQEGLSYVGLHVPVGRLQASDMFELARLADEYGTGELRLTVEQNIVLPNVRNERLDALLAEPLLQERLSPQPSLLLKGLVACTGKQFCGQAIIETKARALQVTREVEKRVSVPRPVRMHWTGCPNSCGQVQVADIGFMGCLTKGSDGKVCEAADIFVGGRVGSDSHLADVYKKAVPCDDLVPVVADILVERFGAVPREREEDEE